A genomic segment from Chitinophaga niabensis encodes:
- a CDS encoding DUF7935 family protein yields the protein MPTTQELLFIFIIAGAVVLVIWTLKDLKKPGKSDSKPKSSSNPSNDQQSVILPLQLQAYERIVLFVERISPQSLISRINQPGFSVLDMQIGMVSSIKSEYDHNVSQQIYVTAAAWEAVKTVKEQTISIINQVALKLPPDANAIELNKQLLELFMAQKESPAEIAAEIINAEAKKLMQ from the coding sequence CCCAGGAATTGCTGTTTATATTTATCATTGCCGGTGCCGTGGTATTGGTGATCTGGACGCTGAAGGACCTGAAAAAGCCCGGAAAGTCAGACAGCAAACCCAAGTCATCCTCCAACCCCTCCAATGACCAGCAATCAGTAATACTGCCTTTACAATTACAGGCATATGAGCGGATCGTATTGTTCGTGGAGCGCATTTCTCCCCAAAGCCTGATCAGCCGCATCAATCAGCCCGGTTTTTCCGTACTGGACATGCAGATAGGCATGGTATCAAGCATTAAGTCTGAATATGATCATAATGTATCCCAGCAGATCTATGTAACGGCAGCTGCCTGGGAAGCGGTTAAAACCGTAAAGGAACAGACTATTTCCATCATCAACCAGGTGGCACTGAAACTGCCGCCGGATGCAAATGCCATTGAGCTGAATAAGCAGCTGCTGGAGTTGTTCATGGCACAGAAAGAATCCCCTGCAGAGATTGCGGCAGAGATCATCAATGCGGAAGCTAAAAAATTAATGCAATAA
- a CDS encoding M23 family metallopeptidase — translation MITYLLLGFTVGLAMLSIFLFYRATRQPLKDAVFTAALSVSMAVFIYLFGTWVFLSIYCKFAFGIIYLLLALLFLWKRQVKLRTGAVWYKVVLTILLGTASILYFTGTTGTPQTVELDFPLKKGRYFVLQGGKGLPTNIFHFSLRGAIYAMDIIKLNKDGTRGNHIFSKDLEDYAIYGDTIYSPCAGKVIRAYGGNPDNIPPNMQRGPKNTNMVLIETDSFYVFMGHLKKDGVFVQEGDTVVTGQPLGRVGNSGFSTEPHLHIQVHAKQQRAWYASTPLYIHFNGKGYLLNEVIREKNL, via the coding sequence ATGATCACTTATTTGTTACTGGGCTTTACGGTAGGATTGGCAATGCTGAGCATTTTCCTTTTTTACAGGGCTACCCGGCAGCCTTTAAAAGATGCCGTCTTTACAGCAGCACTGTCTGTTTCAATGGCGGTGTTCATTTACCTCTTTGGTACCTGGGTGTTCCTGAGCATTTATTGCAAGTTTGCTTTCGGGATCATATACCTGTTACTGGCGCTGCTGTTCTTATGGAAACGGCAGGTAAAGCTCCGTACAGGGGCTGTATGGTATAAGGTTGTTTTGACCATTTTGCTGGGCACTGCCAGCATTTTATATTTCACCGGCACAACAGGCACACCGCAAACTGTTGAACTTGATTTTCCGCTTAAAAAAGGGCGTTATTTTGTTTTACAGGGTGGGAAGGGATTACCTACCAATATCTTCCATTTCAGCTTACGCGGCGCCATCTATGCCATGGATATTATTAAGCTCAACAAGGATGGCACAAGGGGCAACCACATCTTTTCGAAGGACCTGGAGGATTATGCTATTTACGGGGATACCATATACAGCCCCTGCGCAGGAAAAGTGATCCGTGCTTACGGCGGTAACCCGGATAATATTCCACCCAATATGCAAAGGGGGCCAAAGAATACAAATATGGTGCTGATAGAAACAGATTCCTTTTATGTGTTTATGGGACATCTGAAAAAGGATGGAGTGTTTGTGCAGGAAGGGGATACGGTAGTAACAGGGCAGCCGCTGGGAAGAGTAGGGAATTCAGGGTTCAGTACGGAACCGCATCTGCACATCCAGGTACATGCAAAACAGCAAAGGGCCTGGTATGCTTCCACACCGCTTTATATTCACTTTAACGGAAAAGGATACCTGCTCAATGAAGTGATCAGGGAGAAGAATTTATAA
- a CDS encoding acyl-CoA mutase large subunit family protein, whose protein sequence is MEKKISTDSGIVIQPLYTNPVPMEEMPGSFPFTRGIHASMYRDKLWTMRQYAGFSTAEESNKRYHYLLSQGVMGLSVAFDLPTQIGYDSDHAMAEGEVGKVGVAIDSIEDMEILFSGIDLEKVSTSMTINATGFILLAFYIALAKKQGADLKQISGTIQNDILKEYAARGTFIYPPQPSMRLITDIFDYCSREVPKWNTISISGYHIREAGANAVQELAFTLSNGKAYLKAALEKGLDINVFAKRLSFFFNAHNHLFEEVAKFRAARNMWAHITKALGATDPKAQMLRFHTQTGGSTLTAQQPHNNIVRVAVQTLAATLGGTQSLHTNGYDEAISLPTEAAARIALRTQQIIGYESGIADTVDPLAGSFYVESLTKEVETKAWQLIEKIDAMGGSVSAIEQGFIQDEIARSAYQYQKEIENGEKVIVGVNKFVVQEEPDGDVFRIDDSIRKVQSEKLASLRARRDNEKAHALLTALEARALTTENLMPLVVEAVENFCTLGEIADALRKVWGEYRGI, encoded by the coding sequence ATGGAAAAGAAGATCAGTACCGATTCAGGCATAGTTATTCAGCCACTCTATACCAATCCCGTACCGATGGAGGAAATGCCCGGCAGTTTTCCTTTTACAAGAGGCATCCACGCTTCCATGTACCGGGATAAACTCTGGACCATGCGGCAGTATGCTGGTTTCAGCACTGCGGAAGAATCCAACAAGCGTTACCATTACCTGCTCAGCCAGGGCGTAATGGGCCTTAGTGTGGCTTTTGACCTGCCCACCCAGATAGGATATGATTCTGACCATGCCATGGCAGAAGGAGAAGTAGGAAAAGTAGGTGTGGCCATAGATTCCATTGAAGATATGGAAATACTGTTCTCCGGGATAGACCTGGAAAAAGTATCCACCTCCATGACCATCAACGCTACAGGTTTTATACTCCTTGCCTTTTATATCGCGCTCGCCAAAAAACAGGGTGCCGATCTGAAACAGATCTCCGGCACTATTCAGAATGATATACTCAAGGAATATGCGGCGCGCGGCACTTTCATCTATCCGCCGCAACCATCTATGCGGCTGATCACAGACATCTTTGATTATTGCAGCCGCGAAGTACCCAAATGGAATACCATTTCCATCAGTGGTTATCATATCCGGGAAGCAGGTGCCAATGCTGTGCAGGAGCTGGCTTTCACCTTATCCAACGGCAAGGCCTACCTGAAAGCCGCATTGGAAAAGGGCCTGGACATCAACGTATTTGCAAAACGTTTGAGTTTCTTTTTCAATGCTCATAATCATCTCTTTGAAGAAGTAGCCAAGTTCCGTGCAGCGCGGAACATGTGGGCACATATCACAAAAGCGTTAGGGGCTACTGATCCGAAAGCACAGATGCTGCGCTTCCATACCCAAACGGGTGGCAGTACTTTAACGGCACAGCAACCACATAACAATATCGTAAGGGTAGCTGTTCAAACCCTTGCTGCCACCTTAGGCGGCACACAATCCCTCCATACCAACGGGTACGATGAAGCCATCTCTTTACCTACGGAAGCTGCCGCCCGCATTGCATTGCGTACGCAACAGATCATCGGGTACGAAAGCGGCATTGCAGATACCGTTGATCCGCTTGCCGGTTCTTTCTATGTGGAAAGCCTCACCAAAGAAGTGGAAACAAAAGCATGGCAGCTCATAGAAAAGATCGATGCGATGGGAGGTTCCGTGAGCGCCATTGAACAGGGATTCATCCAGGATGAAATTGCACGCAGTGCTTATCAATACCAGAAAGAGATCGAGAACGGCGAAAAGGTGATCGTAGGCGTGAATAAATTTGTAGTGCAGGAAGAACCGGATGGAGATGTATTCCGTATAGACGACAGCATCCGCAAAGTGCAATCAGAGAAACTGGCCTCCCTGCGTGCCCGGAGGGATAACGAAAAAGCCCATGCCCTGCTCACGGCACTGGAAGCACGTGCGCTTACCACAGAAAACCTGATGCCGCTGGTAGTGGAAGCCGTAGAAAATTTCTGTACCCTGGGGGAAATTGCAGATGCCCTGCGTAAAGTATGGGGTGAGTACAGGGGGATATAA
- a CDS encoding class I SAM-dependent methyltransferase → MSLINYQQCPVCGSEKISSKITARDYTVSKKSFDIWECAVCTGRFTQDVPDINNIGQYYQSSEYISHSETREGLINRLYHSVRKITMRSKQNWVKSASGVKQGSLLDIGSGTGAFLHYMKQLGWEVTGLEPDAGARQNAKEIYNVESSSVENLFTLAPAQFDCITMWHVLEHVHNLHGYIEQIRKLLKPGGALLIAVPNYTSTDARIYGQDWAAYDVPRHLYHFSPQSMDMLLHEHKIRIDQKHPMVFDAFYVSLLSEKNKHGGNGMIKGGWNGLRSYWKAWRHVEKCSSIVYECKAEEE, encoded by the coding sequence ATGAGTCTAATTAATTACCAACAGTGTCCTGTTTGCGGATCGGAAAAGATCAGCAGCAAAATAACAGCCAGGGACTATACCGTATCTAAAAAGAGTTTCGACATCTGGGAGTGTGCCGTATGCACCGGCCGCTTTACCCAGGACGTTCCTGATATCAACAACATCGGTCAATATTACCAGTCATCCGAATACATTTCCCATTCAGAAACACGCGAAGGCCTGATCAACCGCCTCTATCATAGTGTACGTAAGATCACCATGCGCTCCAAACAGAATTGGGTAAAATCCGCATCCGGCGTAAAGCAGGGCAGCCTGCTGGATATCGGTAGCGGCACCGGCGCTTTCCTGCATTACATGAAACAGCTGGGTTGGGAAGTAACAGGGCTGGAACCGGATGCAGGCGCCAGGCAAAATGCAAAAGAGATCTACAATGTTGAATCCAGTTCTGTAGAAAACCTCTTCACTTTAGCACCTGCCCAGTTTGATTGCATTACCATGTGGCATGTACTGGAACATGTACATAACCTCCATGGTTATATTGAACAGATCCGCAAGCTCTTAAAACCAGGCGGCGCCTTACTCATAGCCGTACCAAATTATACTTCCACCGATGCCCGCATCTATGGGCAGGATTGGGCTGCATATGATGTACCCAGGCATCTTTATCACTTTTCTCCGCAATCCATGGATATGTTGTTACACGAACATAAGATCCGCATTGACCAAAAACACCCCATGGTATTTGATGCTTTTTATGTGAGCCTGCTGAGTGAGAAAAATAAACATGGTGGTAATGGAATGATCAAAGGAGGCTGGAACGGATTACGTTCTTACTGGAAGGCCTGGAGGCATGTGGAGAAGTGCAGTTCTATCGTGTATGAATGTAAAGCTGAAGAAGAATAA
- a CDS encoding ThuA domain-containing protein: MKYLACIFFVFFSFQKEQPIPVLIIDGFSNHDWKQTSELTKRILEESGRFKVDIVTVVPDSAWEPSFKKYAVVIQNTNNVFNLALRWPRNAELALEDYVRKGGSLYVLHSGNNAFPHWEGYNKMIGIGWRSRTTGYAIEIDSNKHIVRIPPGEGEGTGHGSRFNAVVQVLDRHPVNKGYPARWKTASTEVYNYPRGPAENLTVLSFAYDSSATHKMWPVEWIVKYGKGHVYSSSMGHLWKGETYPLSYRCIGFQTTMIRVTEWLATGKVTYPVPANFPTADEISLRDEEDYPDKKPAN; encoded by the coding sequence ATGAAATACCTGGCCTGCATTTTCTTTGTCTTTTTTTCATTTCAGAAAGAACAACCGATCCCTGTGCTGATCATAGACGGGTTCAGTAATCACGACTGGAAGCAAACCAGTGAACTGACAAAACGTATACTGGAAGAAAGCGGGCGCTTTAAAGTGGATATTGTTACCGTTGTGCCGGATAGTGCATGGGAACCGTCATTTAAAAAATATGCGGTAGTGATCCAGAACACCAATAATGTTTTTAACCTGGCCTTACGCTGGCCACGGAATGCAGAGCTGGCGCTGGAAGATTATGTGCGGAAAGGCGGTTCTTTATATGTGCTTCATTCAGGTAATAATGCCTTCCCACATTGGGAAGGATACAATAAGATGATCGGGATCGGCTGGCGTTCCAGAACTACCGGTTATGCTATTGAGATCGACAGTAATAAACATATTGTACGGATACCTCCCGGAGAAGGAGAGGGAACGGGGCATGGCAGCAGGTTCAATGCAGTGGTGCAGGTCCTGGACCGGCATCCGGTCAATAAGGGTTATCCTGCCCGGTGGAAAACGGCTTCTACGGAAGTGTATAACTATCCCCGCGGGCCTGCTGAAAATCTTACGGTATTATCCTTTGCCTATGATAGTTCTGCAACACATAAAATGTGGCCGGTTGAATGGATCGTGAAATATGGAAAGGGGCATGTATATAGTTCAAGCATGGGCCATCTCTGGAAAGGGGAGACCTATCCCCTGAGTTACCGGTGTATTGGCTTTCAGACAACGATGATCAGGGTAACAGAATGGCTGGCAACAGGTAAAGTAACTTATCCGGTACCGGCTAATTTTCCTACGGCAGATGAGATCAGCCTGAGGGATGAAGAAGATTATCCAGATAAAAAGCCGGCAAATTGA
- a CDS encoding S46 family peptidase yields the protein MRQLLGKYLLLPVLFFTHLSAHATEGMWLPQLLNRLNEKEMKGMGMKISAADIYSLNKGSLKDAIVSFGGFCTGEIISSQGLLLTNHHCGYDAIQKHSSLQDNYLDNGFWARNKQEELPNPGLTATFIVRIEDITQQALQGVTGSLNERERQSAIDKNLNTIRTNAKKESYQDLVIKPFFDGNQYFLFVTETYKDVRLVGAPPSSIGKFGADTDNWVWPRHTGDFSIFRIYAGKDNLPAEFSKDNVPLKPKHFLPISLDGIASNDFTMVFGFPGRTNEYLPSEAMKLTVEGQDPARVQMRDAALKVIDGFMRKDEQIKIQYAAKYASTANAWKKWIGEMQGVRQTGGIQRKLQQEARFRQLVQANPVYRATYGGLLDSLNNLYKEGAPATIARDYYTELLRSTELLGFANGLISLLQETRLKGEENYAQLRQQFLDKVKPQYQNYNNNVDREVAVALLDIYFKEVPSNKIGGEAYQIWMETNKDGRTTANKMYDQSALTSYDKLEAFLNKPFKSVSEEVWKDPATRLMIGLRNGYIDFINKPYDALQPEINRLQRQYMQAQMDVMKDKRFYPDANSTLRITYGKVNGYNPRDAVTYDISTTLDGVMEKYKPGDYEFDVPEKLRDLYAKKDYGQYGANGKMPVCFIASNHTTGGNSGSPALDAYGNLIGLNFDRTWEGTMSDINYDATICRNIMVDIRYVLFIVDKFAGAKHLIEELKLVHPKKGSVPLKKAS from the coding sequence ATGAGGCAACTTTTAGGGAAGTACCTGTTGTTACCGGTATTGTTCTTCACCCATCTTTCTGCACATGCCACGGAAGGTATGTGGTTACCCCAGCTGCTTAACAGGCTGAATGAAAAGGAGATGAAAGGAATGGGCATGAAGATCAGCGCCGCCGATATCTACAGCCTGAACAAAGGCAGCCTGAAAGATGCCATCGTAAGCTTCGGCGGTTTTTGTACCGGTGAGATCATTTCTTCCCAGGGCCTCCTCTTAACCAATCACCACTGTGGTTATGATGCTATTCAAAAACATTCTTCCCTGCAGGATAATTACCTGGACAATGGTTTCTGGGCACGTAATAAACAGGAAGAATTACCTAATCCCGGTTTAACCGCTACTTTTATAGTAAGGATAGAAGATATCACACAGCAGGCTTTGCAGGGTGTTACCGGAAGCCTGAATGAAAGGGAGAGACAATCTGCCATAGACAAGAACCTCAATACCATCCGCACAAATGCGAAAAAGGAAAGTTACCAGGACCTGGTGATCAAACCTTTCTTCGATGGCAATCAATATTTCCTTTTTGTAACAGAAACCTATAAAGATGTACGCCTGGTAGGTGCGCCGCCCTCTTCCATCGGTAAGTTTGGAGCAGATACTGATAACTGGGTATGGCCACGCCATACAGGAGATTTTTCGATCTTCCGGATCTATGCCGGTAAAGACAACCTGCCCGCAGAATTTTCAAAGGATAATGTGCCCCTGAAACCCAAACACTTCCTGCCTATTTCGCTGGATGGTATTGCTTCCAATGATTTTACCATGGTATTTGGTTTCCCCGGCCGTACGAATGAATACCTGCCCTCAGAAGCCATGAAGCTCACGGTGGAAGGCCAGGACCCTGCTCGTGTTCAAATGCGCGATGCGGCCCTGAAAGTGATAGATGGTTTTATGCGGAAGGATGAACAGATCAAAATTCAATACGCCGCAAAATATGCCAGCACTGCCAATGCCTGGAAAAAATGGATAGGAGAGATGCAGGGTGTACGCCAGACAGGTGGTATCCAGCGTAAACTGCAACAGGAAGCCCGCTTCCGGCAACTGGTACAGGCCAATCCTGTTTACCGTGCAACCTACGGAGGACTGCTGGACTCTCTCAACAACCTCTATAAAGAAGGAGCGCCTGCCACTATCGCACGTGATTATTACACAGAACTGTTACGCAGTACAGAGTTGTTAGGTTTCGCAAATGGCCTCATCTCCTTACTACAGGAAACCAGGCTGAAAGGGGAAGAGAACTACGCACAGCTCAGGCAGCAATTCCTGGATAAAGTAAAACCGCAATACCAGAACTACAATAACAATGTAGACCGCGAAGTAGCTGTAGCACTGCTGGACATCTATTTCAAGGAAGTACCTTCCAATAAAATAGGTGGAGAAGCCTACCAGATCTGGATGGAAACAAATAAGGACGGAAGGACCACGGCCAATAAAATGTATGATCAATCTGCCTTAACCAGCTATGATAAGCTGGAAGCCTTCCTGAACAAACCTTTCAAAAGTGTTTCAGAAGAAGTATGGAAAGACCCTGCTACCCGCTTAATGATAGGTTTAAGGAATGGTTATATCGATTTCATCAACAAACCCTATGATGCCCTGCAGCCTGAAATTAACCGCCTGCAACGCCAATACATGCAGGCGCAAATGGATGTGATGAAAGACAAACGGTTCTACCCAGATGCCAATAGCACACTCCGTATCACCTATGGAAAAGTGAACGGTTATAATCCCCGTGATGCAGTGACCTATGATATTTCCACTACACTGGATGGCGTAATGGAAAAGTACAAACCCGGCGATTATGAATTTGATGTACCCGAAAAACTGCGCGACCTGTATGCAAAGAAAGATTACGGGCAATACGGAGCAAACGGCAAAATGCCGGTATGTTTCATTGCCTCCAATCATACTACCGGTGGTAATTCCGGCAGCCCTGCGCTGGATGCCTATGGCAACCTTATCGGTCTTAATTTCGACCGTACATGGGAAGGCACCATGAGTGATATTAACTACGATGCTACCATTTGCAGGAACATCATGGTAGATATCCGGTATGTACTATTCATCGTGGACAAATTCGCAGGGGCTAAACATCTGATTGAAGAATTGAAACTGGTGCATCCAAAGAAGGGAAGCGTACCACTGAAAAAAGCCTCTTAA
- a CDS encoding M57 family metalloprotease translates to MKKQTRSILLCLFMMAGIVIASCQKEATKAEPAPSEIPRQVQDLIKSRGFSTENVRNYNGGYLIEGDIFLDKETLAAETSTPNLRIAEVEQYRTNNLVRNLPRVIKIKVVNLGNAFIQGTDLAISRYNALGLSLTFQRVTSGTANVTIQGFYEGPSGGFITLGYAGFPTSSGNPYNSISMNTHPQAYGSNPNVNYVGSVIQHELGHCIGFRHTDYMNRAYSCGSSGAGNEGAGSIGAVHIPGTPTGPDAGSWMLACSNGGNRTFNTNDKVALNYLY, encoded by the coding sequence ATGAAAAAGCAAACAAGATCTATCCTGTTATGCCTGTTCATGATGGCAGGTATCGTTATTGCTTCTTGTCAGAAAGAAGCCACCAAAGCAGAACCTGCACCATCTGAAATTCCCCGGCAGGTACAGGACCTTATTAAATCAAGAGGTTTCAGCACGGAAAATGTACGCAATTACAATGGCGGTTATCTTATTGAAGGAGACATCTTCCTGGATAAGGAAACTCTCGCTGCAGAAACTTCCACGCCTAACCTGCGCATCGCAGAAGTAGAACAGTACCGCACCAATAACCTGGTGAGGAATCTGCCCCGCGTGATCAAAATTAAAGTAGTGAACCTGGGTAATGCCTTCATTCAGGGTACTGACCTGGCTATTTCACGTTACAATGCATTGGGATTATCCCTCACTTTCCAACGTGTTACTTCAGGTACTGCGAATGTAACCATCCAGGGATTCTATGAAGGGCCCAGCGGCGGTTTTATTACACTGGGTTACGCAGGATTTCCCACCAGTAGCGGTAATCCCTACAACAGCATCAGTATGAACACACATCCGCAGGCCTATGGGTCCAATCCTAATGTGAATTATGTGGGTTCTGTTATTCAGCATGAACTGGGGCATTGTATCGGCTTCCGCCATACAGACTACATGAACCGCGCTTACAGCTGCGGCAGCAGTGGTGCCGGTAATGAAGGTGCCGGCAGTATTGGTGCCGTACACATTCCCGGAACACCAACCGGCCCTGATGCCGGCTCCTGGATGCTGGCCTGCTCCAATGGCGGTAACCGTACCTTCAACACAAACGACAAGGTGGCGCTGAATTACCTCTATTAA
- a CDS encoding S8 family peptidase: MYFLLTLCIWAIIAPSATIAQSRRFVILSEDTSYQRGASSFYVVKFSAFPGESVLHRLQLVRSINALEHIVKQLPADTTVKVWRANNNWKASDALLNKLEALQPEDSIELMVQPHTVLRVAKKDWQTFIAQPSIQFADIPRSPTTEIMINTANATLNTITTLQQRIPALQGEGMRVSLKETLYDTLDLDLLQRYVPGSLAATVIAPHATIMATLIAGAGNSAPSGTGVAKKAQLASSDFKNLFPDAVPYFSQNNIALQNHSYGVGIENNYGLEAAAYDEQIFNTDTLLHVFSSGNIGVQTPNAGLYNGITGFANLSGTFKQAKNLLVIGGTDGDNNIPVASSKGPAFDGRVKPELVAYGEDGTSGAAALVSGVGLLLQEQYKLAFQHIPPASLLKAILINSADDIDHPGVDHSSGFGALNAWQAVNTITQQRFAAAHVTNGSVYTQTLNVPEAAYALKVTMCYTDPPATVNSARALINDLDLWVTDAAGNRYEPWILSTAPHLDSLRKNARTGRDSLNNVEQVYVALPAAGTYTIHVKGYNITTAIQKFHLAWQLTPLLSFDWEPPIAERLQWKTNITGKGNISYSLNNGVSWQPLTTDATVESGRFSWAAPNIFGNVLFKMETASQTFISDPFLLAPSLTLHAGFDCTDSALIYWNKIPGAATYRVYALNGPYMTLYRETRDTLMVLSKAAISTHHFAVSAVNGTEGPRSTAIDYTNQALQCYILSFTADLTDDKRVQLQLQLGSTYKLKSISWEREQERIAGNTTNNSTTYTYIDASPIQGIVYYRAKLETTDGKVMYSDVVPVQVLTNDRYLLFPNPATNVLNVLSRDLGQRTLHIIDGNGRVVKQTLLVNLLQDIPLHGLPAGNYWCVIYGSGRKVFSAKFIKL; encoded by the coding sequence TTGTATTTTCTCTTAACCCTCTGCATATGGGCTATCATCGCTCCATCTGCCACCATCGCTCAATCGCGGCGGTTTGTTATCCTTTCTGAAGATACATCTTACCAACGCGGCGCCAGTTCATTTTATGTTGTAAAATTTTCTGCCTTTCCCGGCGAATCAGTTTTGCATCGATTGCAATTAGTTCGGTCTATCAATGCACTGGAGCATATTGTAAAACAGTTACCAGCAGATACTACTGTTAAAGTATGGCGGGCTAACAATAACTGGAAAGCATCTGATGCTTTGTTAAATAAACTGGAAGCCCTGCAGCCGGAAGATAGTATTGAATTGATGGTGCAGCCTCATACAGTTCTGAGGGTAGCGAAAAAAGACTGGCAAACATTCATTGCACAACCTTCCATACAGTTTGCAGATATTCCCCGTTCACCCACAACGGAGATCATGATCAATACGGCCAATGCTACATTAAATACTATTACTACACTACAGCAACGCATACCTGCTTTACAGGGAGAAGGCATGCGCGTTTCCCTCAAAGAAACATTATACGATACACTGGACCTGGACCTGCTGCAACGTTATGTACCCGGTTCTTTAGCAGCCACCGTTATAGCCCCGCATGCAACCATCATGGCTACACTCATTGCAGGTGCAGGAAACTCAGCCCCTTCCGGAACGGGTGTTGCAAAGAAAGCGCAACTGGCCTCTTCGGATTTTAAGAACCTCTTCCCCGATGCGGTTCCTTATTTCAGTCAAAACAATATTGCGCTGCAAAATCATTCCTATGGAGTGGGTATTGAAAATAACTATGGGCTGGAAGCAGCAGCATATGATGAACAGATCTTTAACACCGATACCTTACTGCATGTTTTTTCTTCCGGCAACATTGGTGTACAAACACCCAATGCAGGGCTTTACAATGGCATAACAGGTTTTGCCAACCTGTCCGGCACTTTCAAACAGGCCAAAAATCTTTTGGTGATAGGTGGTACGGATGGAGATAACAATATACCGGTGGCCAGTTCCAAAGGACCTGCTTTTGATGGAAGAGTGAAACCGGAACTGGTAGCTTATGGAGAAGATGGAACTTCCGGTGCTGCAGCACTTGTTTCCGGCGTCGGTCTTTTATTACAGGAACAGTATAAACTTGCTTTTCAGCACATACCACCTGCATCCCTATTAAAAGCCATACTGATCAACAGCGCCGATGATATTGACCACCCTGGTGTGGATCACAGCAGTGGTTTCGGTGCCCTGAATGCATGGCAGGCTGTAAACACCATCACACAACAAAGATTTGCGGCAGCCCATGTTACTAACGGATCAGTATACACGCAAACGCTGAATGTACCCGAAGCTGCATATGCATTGAAGGTTACCATGTGTTATACTGATCCTCCCGCCACTGTAAACAGCGCACGGGCATTGATCAACGATCTGGACCTTTGGGTAACAGATGCAGCCGGGAACCGTTATGAACCATGGATCCTGAGTACAGCCCCTCACCTGGATTCATTGCGCAAAAATGCCCGTACCGGAAGAGATAGTTTAAACAATGTGGAACAGGTATATGTAGCATTACCTGCTGCCGGTACCTACACGATCCATGTAAAAGGATACAACATCACAACAGCCATACAAAAATTCCACCTTGCCTGGCAGCTCACCCCATTGTTATCCTTCGATTGGGAACCACCCATAGCAGAAAGGCTCCAATGGAAAACAAACATCACCGGCAAAGGGAATATCTCTTATAGCCTGAACAACGGCGTTAGCTGGCAACCGCTAACAACAGACGCCACCGTGGAAAGCGGGCGTTTCAGCTGGGCAGCGCCCAACATCTTCGGCAACGTGTTATTTAAAATGGAAACAGCCTCCCAAACATTCATCAGTGATCCCTTCCTGCTTGCCCCTTCCCTTACGTTACATGCGGGATTTGATTGTACAGATTCTGCGCTTATTTACTGGAATAAAATTCCCGGCGCAGCTACTTACAGGGTATATGCATTGAACGGCCCGTATATGACCTTATATCGCGAAACACGCGATACTTTGATGGTGCTTTCCAAAGCAGCCATCAGCACGCATCATTTTGCTGTAAGTGCTGTGAATGGAACAGAAGGTCCACGGAGTACGGCCATAGACTATACCAACCAGGCCCTGCAATGTTACATCCTCTCCTTTACAGCAGACCTTACAGATGATAAACGCGTACAGTTACAATTGCAGCTGGGCAGCACTTACAAACTAAAGAGCATCTCCTGGGAAAGAGAGCAGGAGAGAATAGCAGGCAATACCACCAACAACAGCACAACATACACCTACATTGATGCCTCACCCATACAAGGCATTGTGTATTACCGGGCAAAACTGGAAACAACAGATGGGAAAGTGATGTATTCAGATGTGGTACCTGTACAGGTACTGACAAACGACAGGTACCTGCTGTTCCCTAATCCCGCAACAAATGTATTGAATGTACTCAGTCGTGATCTGGGGCAGCGAACGCTGCACATCATTGACGGGAATGGCCGGGTAGTGAAACAAACGCTGCTGGTGAACTTATTGCAGGACATTCCGCTGCATGGGCTGCCCGCAGGAAATTACTGGTGCGTGATCTATGGATCAGGAAGGAAGGTATTCAGTGCAAAGTTCATTAAGCTATAA